A genomic region of Anas platyrhynchos isolate ZD024472 breed Pekin duck chromosome 9, IASCAAS_PekinDuck_T2T, whole genome shotgun sequence contains the following coding sequences:
- the TMEM212 gene encoding LOW QUALITY PROTEIN: transmembrane protein 212 (The sequence of the model RefSeq protein was modified relative to this genomic sequence to represent the inferred CDS: inserted 2 bases in 1 codon; substituted 1 base at 1 genomic stop codon), which translates to MTVKSLYEVTRGILITFGTISGFFMEFFPVFSYKPLFVGQSVCLTSPIWKGALVGRTKALSKMSVMLQRLKKINYFAVAIPSLLPGPXCCYSLAGITGTNHLGXVLVPFPYTAFPNLCKDPVQSEQYHLALQVLDTCSSLAIFCTASAVEIKLTMRLLQLGHLNVSCDGKGGLIVPIKL; encoded by the exons ATGACAGTGAAGAGCCTGTATGAAGTTACCAGAGGGATACTTATTACCTTTGGGACTATAAGTGGTTTTTTTATGgaattttttcctgttttttcttatAAGCCTTTGTTTGTTGGACAGAGTGTTTGCCTCACCAGTCCCATCTGGAAAGGAGCTTTGGTAGGCAGAACAAAAGCTTTATCAAAGATGTCAGTGATGCTACAGAGacttaaaaaaatcaactat TTTGCTGTTGCCATCCCATCTCTTCTCCCTGGCCCATAGTGCTGCTACTCGCTTGCTGGGATCACTGGGACCAACCACCTGGG AGTCCTGGTCCCATTCCCCTACACAGCCTTCCCAAACCTCTGCAAAGACCCAGTACAGTCAGAGCAGTACCACCTGGCCCTGCAGGTCCTGGACACGTGCTCAAGTCTGGCCATATTCTGCACTGCTTCTGCTGTTGAGATCAAGCTCACAATGAGACTGCTCCAGCTGGGACACTTAAATGTGAGCTGTGATGGGAAAGGGGGATTGATTGTCCCCATAAAGCTGTAA